CTCCGGCCGCCCGGTGCTCCTCAAGCGGGGGCCGAGCGCGACGATCGAAGAGCTGCTGCTCGCGGCCGAGTACATCATGGCCGAGGACAATCCCAACGTCGTCCTGTGCGAGCGCGGGATCCGCACCTTCGAGAACTACACGCGCTACACGCTCGACATCACCGCCGTCCCGGTCCTGAAGAGCCTGAGTCACCTTCCGGTGATCGTCGATCCCTGCCACGGCCCGGGCAAGTCGCGGCTCGTCATTCCGATGGCCCGTGCGGGCGTGGCCGCCGGGGCCGACGGCCTGCTGGTGGAGGTGCACCCCGAGCCGGACCACGCACTCTGCGATGGGCCGCACCTGCTCACCCTGGACGCCTTCGCGACGCTGATGCAGGACCTCGACGGCATCGCGCTCGCGGTCGGGCGGCGGGTCTAGCGGCCGACGATGGCGTCGTTCGCCCGGGCGGCCATTATCGGCGTGGGCCTCATCGGAGGCTCCCTCGGGATGGCCATGCGCAAGCGGCGCCTCGCGCGTGAGGTGATCGGCGTCGCGCGCGTGCCGGAGACGATCGGCGCGGCCCGGGCGCGCGGCGCGATCGACCGCGGCACGACCGATCCCGTGGACGGCGTGGCCGGCGCCGACCTCGTGGTGCTGGCGACGCCGCCGGAGCTCGTCGTGCCGATGGCGCGGCAGGTGCTGCCGTACCTCGCCGCCGGCGCCATCGTCACAGACGTGGCGAGCGTCAAGGGCGGCATCGTGCGGGAGATCGAATCGGCGCTCGAGACCGGCCGGGGCGTCGCCTTCGTCGGCGGCCACCCGATGGCCGGCAACGAGGGGCGCGGCGTCGAGGCCGCGTCCGACGAGTTGTTCGAAGGCTCGGTGTATCTGATTACCCGGACGCCGCGCACCGATGGCGCGGCCGCGGAGCGCATCGCTGCGCTGGCGCGCTCGCTCGGCGCCCGGCCGATGATCGTGGATCCCGACGCCCACGATCGGGCCGTCGCCCGGGTCAGCCACCTGCCGTATCTGCTGGCCGCGGCGCTGATGGGCGCGGCCGGCTCGGAGACCGCCGCCGCGGGGCCGTCGTTCCTCGGCGCGACGCGCGTCGCGGGCAGCCCCGTGTCGATGTGGGCGCAGATCTGCCGGCTCAACCGGCGGGAGATCATCGACGCGCTGCGCGCCTTTCGGGGCCGGCTGGACCGGCTCGAGCGGGCGCTCGCGGACGGCGCCGATCTCGAAGCGCTGCTCGAGGAGGCCCGCGCGGCGCGGCTCAAACTGTCGCCGCAGAGCGAGCCCGGGTGCCCCGTGCCCCGCGCGGCCGGGTCGCGGAGCGACCGGCCGTGAGCGCCGTGACCCTCGCCCCGACCGTCACCGAGTTCGACCGCCGGGCCCGGGAAGGCAACCTCGTGCCCGTGTCGTGCGAGATCATGGCGGACCTCGACACGCCGATCTCTGCGTTCCTCCGGATCCGGCATCTGCCGTACCCGTTTCTGCTAGAAAGCGCGGAGGGCAGCGAGAAGATCGCCCGCTACTCGTTCCTCGGCGCCTCCCCGCGGCTCGTGCTGCGCGCGTTCCGGGATCGCGTGGAGATCCACGAGGGCGGCGGTGACGACATCGGTGCCGGCGACAGGTCCGCCGGCACCGTCCGGCGCGTCCAGCAGCATCCGCTTGAGGCGGCGCGCGACGTGCTGGCGCGATACCGTCCGGTCGCCGACCCCACGCTCCCGCGATTTTACGGGGGCCTGGTAGGGTATTTCGGATACGATCTCATCCGCACGATCGAACGCCTGCCGCACCAACCTCCCGACGATTACGGCCTGCCGATCATGCACCTCGCCCTCGCCGACACCGTCGTGGTCTTCGACCACGTCCGCCACCGCATCCGCATCGTGGCGAACGCCTGCGTCGACGGCGGCGCCGAGCGGGCCTACCATGAGGCGCAGCGGCGGATCGAGCAGTGGATCGAGTTGCTGCGCGCGCCGATGCCGGAGGTGCCGGCCGCCGGCCCCTATCCGCCGCTCCGTCTGCGCTCCAACATGACGCGCGAGCGCTACCTCGCCGGCGTCGAGCGGTGCCGGGAGTACGTCCACGCCGGGGACGCGTTCCAGATCGTGTTCTCGCAGCGGTTCGCGGCCGACGTGGGCGAACTCGACCCGTTCGCGGCGTACCGCGCCGTGCGCGCCATCAACCCGTCGCCCTTCATGTTCTATCTCGGCGGCGACGACGCCACGCTCGTCGGGGCGTCCCCGGAGCTGTTCGTGCGGCTCGAGGGCGATCGGATCCAGATGCGGCCGATCGCCGGCACCCGGCGCCGCGGCCTCGACGAGGCCGAGGACCGGCAGTTGGAGCAGGAGATGCTCGGCAGCGAGAAGGAGCGCGCCGAGCATGTGATGCTGGTCGACCTGACCCGCAACGACATCGGGCGTGTCGCCCGCTACGGCACGGTGCGGGTGCCGGAGCTCATGACGGTGGAACGCTACTCGCACGTCATGCACATCGTCAGCCTGGTCGAGGGCCGTCTCCGCGAGGGGCTCGACGCGTTCGACGTGCTGCGCGCGGTGTTTCCGCACGGCACCGTCAGCGGCGCCCCGAAGGTCCGCGCGATGGAGATCCTCGACGAACTGGAGCCGACGACGCGCGGGCCCTACGCCGGGGCGGTCGGGTACGCCGGGTTCGGCGGGGCGCTGGACACGTGCATCGCGATCCGCACGCTGGCGCTGCGCAACGGTGTGGCCTACGTCCAGGCCGGCGGCGGCATCGTCGCCGACTCGGAGCCGGCCGCGGAATACGACGAAACGGTGAACAAGGCCAAAGTGCTGATCCGCGCCATCGAGATGGCGCGGCGCGGGCTGTAGGGTGGCAGACGGGAGACGGCGATGATTCTGGTCATCGACAACTATGACTCGTTCACGTACAACCTCGTGCAGTACCTCGGGGAGCTCGGCGAGACGCTCGACGTCCGCCGCAACGACGCGGTGACAGTAGACGAGATCGCGGCCCTCGCCCCCGAGGCGATCGTGGTCTCGCCCGGGCCGTGCACCCCCGCGGAGGCCGGCGTGAGCGCGCCGCTGATCGCATCACTCGCCGGGCGGGTGCCGATCCTCGGCGTCTGCCTCGGACACCAGTGCATCGGGGCGGCCTGCGGCGGGGTCGTCGTGCGCGGCCGGGCGCCGGTGCACGGCAAGACGGCGCGCATCTACCACGACGGGCGCACGATCTTCACCGGCGTGCCGGCGCCGATCACCGGCACGCGGTACCATTCGCTCGTCATCGATCCCGAGCGGCTGCCCGATTCGCTCGAGGTCTCCGCGCGCACCGACGACGGCGTCATCATGGGCGTGCGGCACCGCACGGCGATCGTCGAAGGCGTGCAGTTCCACCCGGAGTCGGTGCTGACCGAGTACGGCCACGCGATTCTCCGCAACTTCCTGGCCATCGCCCGCGGCCAGACCCCGCCGGGGCTCGCGGGGACGCTGCCGCCGGCGCCCGCCGCGTCCGGCAGGGCGGCGCCCGCCGAAGCCGCCGTCGCCGGCCGGGGGTAGGTCCATGCCCCTGCGTCCCGCGATCGCGAAAGTCGCCGCCCGCGAATCGCTGACCGAGGCAGAAGCGCACGCCGCGATGGGCCTCATCATGGACGGCGAGGCCACCCCCGCCCAGATCGCCGCGTTTATCACCGGGCTCGCGATGCGCGGCGAGACGGTCGAAGAGATCACGGGGTTCGCCCGCGCGATCCGGGAACACGCCGTGACCATCGCGCCGCGGGCCGACCATCTGGTGGACATCGTCGGCACCGGCGGCGACCGCCTCAACACGTTCAACATCTCGACGACGTCCGCGTTCGTGATCGCCGGCGCCGGCGGCCACGTGGCCAAGCACGGCAACCGCGCCGCGAGCAGCAAGAGCGGCGCCGCCGACGTGCTCGAGGCGCTCGGGATCAACCTCGAAGCCCCGCCCGAGGTCGTGCAGGCCTGCGTCGAGGAGGTCGGGTTCGGCTTCCTGTTTGCGCCGCGGTTTCACCCCGCGTTCAAGCACGCCATGCCGCCGCGCCGCGAGATCGGCATCCGCACCGTCTTCAACATCCTCGGCCCGTTGACCAACCCCGCGGGCGCCCGGCGCTATCTGCAGGGCGTGCCGAGCCCGGCGCACACCGAGTTGATGGGCCGGGTGCTCGCCCAACTGGGCGCCGACCGCGCGTTCGTCGTGCACGGTCTCGACGGCATGGACGAGATCTCGCTGTGCGCGCCGACCCAGATGACCGAGGTCGAGGGCGGGACGGTGCGGACCTCCACGATCACGCCCGAACAGTTCGGGCTCAAGCGCGCCGCGCTCGAGGACCTGCGCGGCGGCTCCCCCCAAGAAAACGCGGCGATCGCGCTCGCGATTTTGAACGGTGACGAGCGCGGGCCGCGGCGCGACATCGTGATCCTCAACGCCGGCGTCGCGCTGGTCGCGGCCGGCGTCGCGGAGGACATCGCGGACGGCATGGCGCGCGCTTCCCAGAGCATCGACTCGGGGCAGGCCTACGAGCGGCTCGAGGCGCTGCGCCTCAGGACGAAGTTCGGGTAGGCGGATGGGCGTGCTCGATCGAATCGTCGCGCACAAGCGCGAGGAACTGGCCGGCCGCACGCGGCAGACGCCGCTCGCGGAGATGCGCAGGCGGGCCGCCGACGCCCCGCCTGCGCGGCCGTTCCATCAGGTTTTGATTTCATCGTGGCCGGCGAGTCCGCCGTTAGGCGGTCCGCCGGCGCTCCGCGGGCCGGACGGAGGGGCCGCGGGGGTCCGGCTGATCGCGGAGGTCAAAGGATCGTCGCCGTCCGCCGGCACGATCCGCGCCGAGTTCGATCCCGTCGCGATCGCCCGGACGTACGCGGCGGCGGGGGCTGCGGCGGTCTCCGTGCTGACCGACGCGCGGTTCTTTGCGGGCGCCGACGACCACCTGACCCGCGTGCGGGCGGCGGTCGACGTGCCGGTCTTACGGAAGGACTTCACGGTCGATCCCTATCAGGTCTACGAGGCGCGCGCGATCGGCGCCGACGCCGTACTGTTGATCGTCGCGGTGCTGGACCGCGGTGTGCTGGCCGACCTCGCATCGCTCGCCGCGGACCTCGGCATGGCGGCGCTCATCGAGGCGCACACCGAGGCGGAGGTGGCCGCGGCGCTCGCGGTCCGCGCCGCGCTCCTCGGCCTCAACAACCGCAATCTGGACACGCTCGAGACCTCGCTTGAGGTCACCCGGCGCCTGCGGCCCCTCGTGCCGGCCGGCGTGACCGTCGTGGCCGAGAGCGGCATCGAGGAACGGCAGGACGTCGAGGAGATGGACAGGCTCGGCGTCCACGCGGTGCTGGTGGGCACGGCGCTGATGCGGTCCCCCGACCCCGGCGCGCGCGTTCGTGAGTTGTTGGGAGTTCCCGCGCACCCGGCACGGAGCGAACGGCGCGGAGCGTAGCGAGGAGGCGCCATGGCAGAGACGCAGAGGGCACAGACATTCGTCCGGCGACGCATCCTCACGGGCGACCGGCCGACCGGCCGGATGCATCTCGGCCACTACGTCGGCTCGCTCGAGAACCGGCTGCGGCTCCAGGACGAATACGAGTGCTTTTTCATCGTCGCCGACTACCACGTGCTGACGACCGGCGCAGAGCGGGCCCGGGAGATCGGCGGGCACATTCAGGACCTCCTGCTCGACTATCTCAGCATCGGGATCGACCCGGAGCGGAGTACGATCTACGTGCAGTCGTTCGTGCCGGAGGTCGCGGTGCTGCATCTCATTTTCTCGATGCTGACGACGGTCCCGCGCCTCCAGCGCGTGCCGACGCTGAAGGAGGTCATGCGCGACCAGCAGATCGAGACGGCGACCGCCGGCCTGCTGACGTATCCGGTGCTGCAGGCCGCGGACATCCTGATGGTCCGCGCCGACGCGGTGCCGGTCGGCAAGGATCAGTCGAGCCACCTCGAGGTCACGCGTGAGATCGCGCGGCGATTCAACGAGCTGTACGGTCCGGTCTTTCCGGAGCCGGAGACGATCATCGGACGGGTCGGGACGCTGGTCGGCACGGACGGGCAGGCCAAGATGAGCAAGTCGATCGGCAACACGATCGATCTGGCGGACGACGCCGAGACGGTGCGGCGCAAGGTCATGAGCATGTACACGGACCCCACCCGCATCCATCCGACCGACCCGGGGCACGTCGAGGGCAACCCCGTGTTCATCTACCACGACGCGTTCAACAAGGACAAGGCCGAGGTCGAGGAGCTCAAGGAGCGCTACCGCAAGGGCACCGTGGGCGACGTCGAGGTCAAGAAGCGTCTCGTCCGCGCGATCAACGAGTTCCTCGAGCCGATCCGGGAGCGCCGGGCGAAGTGGGCGGCGCAGCCGGATCGCGTGCGCGAGATCGCCATCGAGGGCAGCCGCGTGGCGCGCCGCGAGGCGCAGGCGACGCTCACGCTCGCGCTCGAGCGGATGGGGATGGACTACTTCCGCGAGGCGCGCGACGGCGCGGGCGCGGCGGCTCCGAGTGGTGCGGCGGCCTCTCGCGCCGGCGACGCCCGTGCAGCCCGCGGGCCGACACGCGGCCCGCAACCATGTAATTCAAGCGGGCTAGCCCCCGACGGGGGAACGGGCGAGGATGAGTGAGGTGGTCCGCGTCAAGATCTGCGGTATCCGCCGTCTTCCCGACGCGCTCGCCGCGGCGGAGGCCGGCGCGGACGCGATCGGCCTGAACTTCTGGCGGCCGGGCCGGAGGTACGTGGCGCCCGAGGTGGCGCGCCAGATCGCGCGGGCCCTGCCTCCGTTCGTCTGCAAGGTCGGCGTGTTCGTCGACGAGGATCCGGACAGGGTCCGCGAGATCGCCGATCGGGTTGGCCTCGACGCGCTGCAGCTGCACGGCGTAGAGGCGCCCGAGATGTGCGCCGGCTTCGACCTGCCGGTGATCAAGGGCATCCGGGTTCGCGGCCCAGAGAGCCTCGCCGGACTGGCGCGCTACCGCGTCGCGGGGTTTCTGCTCGACGCGCACGTGCCCGGTGCCACGGCGCCCGGCGGCACGGGACGGACCTTCGATTGGAGCCTCGCCGAGCGCGCCCGCGACGCGGGGCCGATCATCCTCTCGGGCGGCCTGACCCCGGACAACGTCGAGGACGCGATTCGTCGGGCGCGGCCCTACGCGGTCGACGTCGCGTCCGGCGTCGAGACGGACGGCGAGAAGGATCCGGCCAAGATCCGCGCGTTCATCGCGCGCGTGCAGGCCTGGAACTCCGAGCACGAGATGGGGGAGGTACGGCGATGACGGCACCGGCGCAGGCAGAAGCGCGAACCGCCACGGGCTGGTTCGGCGACTACGGCGGCCGGTTCGTGCCGGAGACGCTCGTGCCGGCGCTTGAGGAGCTGGAGGCCGCCTACGCGGCGGCGCAGCGCGATCCCGCCTACGCCGCGGAGATGGACCGGCTGCTGCCGACCTTCTGCGGCCGTCCGACGCCGCTGTACTTCGCCCGGCGGCTGACCGAGACGATGGGCGGCGCGCGGATCTACCTCAAGCGCGAAGACCTCCTGCATACCGGCGCGCACAAGATCAACAACGCGATCGGGCAGGTGCTGCTGGCGCACCGCATGGGCAAGCGGCGCATCATCGCCGAGACGGGGGCGGGCCAGCACGGCGTGGCGACGGCCACCGCGGCCGCGTCGTTCGGGCTGCCGTGCGAGGTCTACATGGGTACCGAAGACATGGAGCGCCAGGCCCTCAACGTCTTCCGCATGCGCCTCCTCGGCACGCGGGTCATCCCGGTCGACAACGGCAGCCGCACCCTGAAAGACGCGATCAACGAGGCGCTCCGCGACTGGGTGACCAACGTTGCGACCACGCACTACGTCATCGGTTCGGTCGTCGGCCCGCATCCGTATCCGATGCTGGTGCGCGATCTGCAGTCGGTGATCGGCCGCGAGGCCCGGCTGCAGATGATGTCGGTCGAGGGGCGGCTGCCCGACGCGGTCGTCGCCTGCGTCGGGGGCGGCAGCAATTCCATGGGCACGTTTCATCCATTCAAAGACGATGCCGGCGTGGCGCTCATCGGCGTCGAGGCGGCCGGGGAGGGCGTTGCCTCGGGCCGGCACGCCGCCACCCTTGTCGCCGGTGCCCCCGGCGTGCTGCACGGGGCGATGAGCTATGTGATCCAGGACGCGCAGGGCCAGGTGCTGCCGACCCACTCGATCTCCGCCGGGCTCGACTATCCCGGCGTCGGTCCGGAGCACTCGTACTTCAAGGACACCGGGCGCGCGCGGTACGTCGCGGTCACGGACAAGGAGGCGCTCGAGGGCTTCCATATGCTGTGCCGCATGGAGGGGATCATTCCGGCGCTCGAGTCGTCCCACGCGATCGCGTACCTCAAGACGCTGGCGCCGCAGCTGGGCCGCGATAAGACCATTCTCGTGTGCCTGAGCGGGCGCGGGGACAAGGACGTCGATACGGTCGCGAAGGCGATGGGCGAGGAACTCCGCGGGTGACCGCCGCCCGCGGTGACGCTGCCGCCGGTCTCACCGGAGGCGCGGTCGCACCCGACCCGGCGGCCGCCGGGCCGCTCGGGGCCAACCGTCTCGTCCGCGCCTTCGCCGCGCTGCGTGCCGAACGTCGCTGCGCCTTGATCCCCTATATCATGGCCGGCGATCCCGATGTTTCGACGACAGAGCGGCTGGTCGAAACACTCGTGGACTCGGGGGCAAGCGCGGTCGAACTGGGCGTGCCGTTCAGCGACCCGATCGCGGACGGCCCGATCAACCAGCGCGCCGGACTCCGCGCGATGGC
This sequence is a window from bacterium. Protein-coding genes within it:
- a CDS encoding prephenate dehydrogenase/arogenate dehydrogenase family protein produces the protein MASFARAAIIGVGLIGGSLGMAMRKRRLAREVIGVARVPETIGAARARGAIDRGTTDPVDGVAGADLVVLATPPELVVPMARQVLPYLAAGAIVTDVASVKGGIVREIESALETGRGVAFVGGHPMAGNEGRGVEAASDELFEGSVYLITRTPRTDGAAAERIAALARSLGARPMIVDPDAHDRAVARVSHLPYLLAAALMGAAGSETAAAGPSFLGATRVAGSPVSMWAQICRLNRREIIDALRAFRGRLDRLERALADGADLEALLEEARAARLKLSPQSEPGCPVPRAAGSRSDRP
- the trpE gene encoding anthranilate synthase component I translates to MSAVTLAPTVTEFDRRAREGNLVPVSCEIMADLDTPISAFLRIRHLPYPFLLESAEGSEKIARYSFLGASPRLVLRAFRDRVEIHEGGGDDIGAGDRSAGTVRRVQQHPLEAARDVLARYRPVADPTLPRFYGGLVGYFGYDLIRTIERLPHQPPDDYGLPIMHLALADTVVVFDHVRHRIRIVANACVDGGAERAYHEAQRRIEQWIELLRAPMPEVPAAGPYPPLRLRSNMTRERYLAGVERCREYVHAGDAFQIVFSQRFAADVGELDPFAAYRAVRAINPSPFMFYLGGDDATLVGASPELFVRLEGDRIQMRPIAGTRRRGLDEAEDRQLEQEMLGSEKERAEHVMLVDLTRNDIGRVARYGTVRVPELMTVERYSHVMHIVSLVEGRLREGLDAFDVLRAVFPHGTVSGAPKVRAMEILDELEPTTRGPYAGAVGYAGFGGALDTCIAIRTLALRNGVAYVQAGGGIVADSEPAAEYDETVNKAKVLIRAIEMARRGL
- a CDS encoding aminodeoxychorismate/anthranilate synthase component II, which produces MILVIDNYDSFTYNLVQYLGELGETLDVRRNDAVTVDEIAALAPEAIVVSPGPCTPAEAGVSAPLIASLAGRVPILGVCLGHQCIGAACGGVVVRGRAPVHGKTARIYHDGRTIFTGVPAPITGTRYHSLVIDPERLPDSLEVSARTDDGVIMGVRHRTAIVEGVQFHPESVLTEYGHAILRNFLAIARGQTPPGLAGTLPPAPAASGRAAPAEAAVAGRG
- the trpD gene encoding anthranilate phosphoribosyltransferase → MPLRPAIAKVAARESLTEAEAHAAMGLIMDGEATPAQIAAFITGLAMRGETVEEITGFARAIREHAVTIAPRADHLVDIVGTGGDRLNTFNISTTSAFVIAGAGGHVAKHGNRAASSKSGAADVLEALGINLEAPPEVVQACVEEVGFGFLFAPRFHPAFKHAMPPRREIGIRTVFNILGPLTNPAGARRYLQGVPSPAHTELMGRVLAQLGADRAFVVHGLDGMDEISLCAPTQMTEVEGGTVRTSTITPEQFGLKRAALEDLRGGSPQENAAIALAILNGDERGPRRDIVILNAGVALVAAGVAEDIADGMARASQSIDSGQAYERLEALRLRTKFG
- the trpC gene encoding indole-3-glycerol phosphate synthase TrpC, which produces MGVLDRIVAHKREELAGRTRQTPLAEMRRRAADAPPARPFHQVLISSWPASPPLGGPPALRGPDGGAAGVRLIAEVKGSSPSAGTIRAEFDPVAIARTYAAAGAAAVSVLTDARFFAGADDHLTRVRAAVDVPVLRKDFTVDPYQVYEARAIGADAVLLIVAVLDRGVLADLASLAADLGMAALIEAHTEAEVAAALAVRAALLGLNNRNLDTLETSLEVTRRLRPLVPAGVTVVAESGIEERQDVEEMDRLGVHAVLVGTALMRSPDPGARVRELLGVPAHPARSERRGA
- the trpS gene encoding tryptophan--tRNA ligase, encoding MAETQRAQTFVRRRILTGDRPTGRMHLGHYVGSLENRLRLQDEYECFFIVADYHVLTTGAERAREIGGHIQDLLLDYLSIGIDPERSTIYVQSFVPEVAVLHLIFSMLTTVPRLQRVPTLKEVMRDQQIETATAGLLTYPVLQAADILMVRADAVPVGKDQSSHLEVTREIARRFNELYGPVFPEPETIIGRVGTLVGTDGQAKMSKSIGNTIDLADDAETVRRKVMSMYTDPTRIHPTDPGHVEGNPVFIYHDAFNKDKAEVEELKERYRKGTVGDVEVKKRLVRAINEFLEPIRERRAKWAAQPDRVREIAIEGSRVARREAQATLTLALERMGMDYFREARDGAGAAAPSGAAASRAGDARAARGPTRGPQPCNSSGLAPDGGTGEDE
- a CDS encoding phosphoribosylanthranilate isomerase, which encodes MVRVKICGIRRLPDALAAAEAGADAIGLNFWRPGRRYVAPEVARQIARALPPFVCKVGVFVDEDPDRVREIADRVGLDALQLHGVEAPEMCAGFDLPVIKGIRVRGPESLAGLARYRVAGFLLDAHVPGATAPGGTGRTFDWSLAERARDAGPIILSGGLTPDNVEDAIRRARPYAVDVASGVETDGEKDPAKIRAFIARVQAWNSEHEMGEVRR
- the trpB gene encoding tryptophan synthase subunit beta, yielding MTAPAQAEARTATGWFGDYGGRFVPETLVPALEELEAAYAAAQRDPAYAAEMDRLLPTFCGRPTPLYFARRLTETMGGARIYLKREDLLHTGAHKINNAIGQVLLAHRMGKRRIIAETGAGQHGVATATAAASFGLPCEVYMGTEDMERQALNVFRMRLLGTRVIPVDNGSRTLKDAINEALRDWVTNVATTHYVIGSVVGPHPYPMLVRDLQSVIGREARLQMMSVEGRLPDAVVACVGGGSNSMGTFHPFKDDAGVALIGVEAAGEGVASGRHAATLVAGAPGVLHGAMSYVIQDAQGQVLPTHSISAGLDYPGVGPEHSYFKDTGRARYVAVTDKEALEGFHMLCRMEGIIPALESSHAIAYLKTLAPQLGRDKTILVCLSGRGDKDVDTVAKAMGEELRG